In the Aquimarina spinulae genome, AGAATATTAAAAAAATCACATCACAGAACCGGTGATGATTGGTGTATATATCCAATGTATGACTGGACACATGGCGAAAGTGATTATATAGAAAACATCTCACATTCTTTATGTTCCTTAGAATTTAAACCACATAGAAAATTGTATGACTGGTTCCTTGATCAAGTATATAGTACGAATATACGACCAAAACAAAGGGAGTTTGCAAGACTTAATTTAAGTTATACGATCATGAGTAAGCGTAAATTACTCAAGTTAGTAAAAGAAGGAGTAGTATCTGGATGGGATGACCCCAGGATGCCTACAATTTCGGCATTAAGAAGGCGTGGGTATACTCCAACATCAATACGAAAGTTTGTTGAAACTGTTGGCGTTGCAAAACGTGAAAATGTAATTGATGTATCATTATTAGAGTTCTGTGTACGAGAAGATCTTAATAAAACAGCACCAAGAGTAATGGCCGTTTTGGATCCGGTTAAGCTTGTTATTACCAATTATCCAAAAGGAGAAGAAGAGTGGTTAGAAGCAGAAAACAACCCAGAAGATGAAGCTGCAGGTTCTAGAAAAATACCGTTTTCTGGCGAATTATATATCGAAAGAGAGGACTTTAAAGAAGAGGCAGGGAGAAAGTTTTTTAGGTTAACTTTAGGAAAAGAGGTACGCCTTAAAAATGCGTATATCATCAAAGGAGAACGAGTGATAAAAGATGCCGAAGGAAATATTACAGAAATCCAATGTACATATGATCCAAAGAGCAAGTCGGGAAGTGGTACCGAAGAATCAAAACGTAATGTAAAAGGTACGTTACATTGGGTATCAATAAGTCATGCTATTCCCTCTAAGGTTAGGATTTATGATCGATTATTTAATGATGAAGCTCCAGATGGTCATAAAGACAAAGATTTTGTTGAGTTTTTAAACCCAGATTCTTTAAAAATAATAACAGGTTATATAGAGCCTAGTCTAAAGGATGTTAAACCATTAGACCAGTTTCAGTTTCAAAGATTAGGGTATTTTAATGTGGATATAGATAGTAAACCTGATGCTTTGGTATTTAATAAAACTGTTGGTTTACGAGATACATGGGCAAAAGTAAAACCGGTTTCGATAGATCAAAATAATCAAAACAAACCTCAGAATCAGCAAAAAGGAATACCTGCAATCGAAGAAATAAAAAGAGCAGGGAAGAAGTATACAAATGTACCAGATATTAAAAGAGAAGGGCTTAAAATCAAAATTATAGAAGCTGCCAAAACTGTAGAAATAGAAGAGCTTGTACCTCTTTATGAAACAGCTGTAAAAAAAGCAGGAACTCGTATTGCTACTATGATCGCCTTAAGTGAAATCCTTAAAAATAAAGGAATTCAACCTGATCAGTTAGCAAAAGATTTTGTTACCAAAGCTCTTGAGGATAAGAATGAATTATTGCAATTAGAAGCCAAAAAAGTGGCTTCTAACTATAATATATAATGGAAAAACTTGTAGATACAGAAAATGTTTTGTGTCTATAAGTTTTTTAATTTTTAATTATCTGCAATATGCTCATCTAAAGGAATTTCTATATCTGTTTTAAAATTAGGAAAGAGCTTTTTGGTATGCGGATCATCAAGAAGTTTATTAGATTCTACAAAATACCATTGAGATTTTTTCTTGTTATAAAAACCAAATAATGAACTTTTTAAAGTAATTAACCTACCATTAAAGTCCATTTTCACTGTGTTTTTAACCAAACAATGATATTCTTTTCTTTCTTTTTTTATCTCGGTTACTTCATCTATTTCAGAACTAAGGATTTTTATTTTTTGAGCATCCATGGTTCTGTAAATTTCATCCATAGTATCCATTAGTTGTTTTTCCCCATAAGCTTTGTAAACTTCTGGATGAGTATATTTGAGTATTGTACTTAAATTTCTATCTATAGATGCTTTAGAAGTTGCTTTGGCATCTCGTAATGCAAATTCTTTAAGTGTATTTATGTCTTGACAAAAAATACTACCAGAAATGAAAATGAAAACAAATAAAAAGTTTTTCATGGGAGACAATTTTTCTTAAAGATAACAATTTTTTATAGTATAAAGAATTCTTATGGTTTTTAAGAAATCATTATTTTTTCTTATTAAAAATGGATTCATATAAAAAGATGTAAGAGAAGAAAAAAAAGAGGTAATATAATCTTATCACTTTTATGTGTTGGTTGTATAAAAACGCGTTATTTTAAGTTTTTTAGAAAAATAACAACAATTTTAAATTATTGTAGAAAAAATAAACCCGATCACAAAGTTTGATCGGGTTTACGAATTAAAATTATATTTTTATTAATTGTTGTCTGGTTTTTTGCCAAGACCCTTTTTGGCGTTTTGCTTTTTCATTTCTTCTCCAATTTGATTTGAAGCCGTAAATGATGCAATCATGTTATTTAACATATCGCTTCCTGCTTGTGGAGAATTGGGAAGCAAAATTAAATTACTGTTAGTTTCTTCACCAATAGATTGTAAAGTATCATAATGCTGTGTTACTACGATTAGAGCAGAAGCTTCCTGAGAATTAATACCTACGTTATTTAAAACATCAACACTCTCTTCTAGACCTCTGGCAATTTCTCTACGTTGATCTGCAATACCTTGTCCTTGTAATCTTTTACTTTCAGCTTCAGCACGTGCTTTTGCTACAATTTTAATTCTTTCAGCTTCAGCTTCATATTCTGCTGCCACCTTTTCACGTTCGGCAGCATTAATTCTGTTCATAGCTTCTTTAACCTGCATATCAGGATCAATATCTGTCACCAAAGTTTTAATGATATCATATCCATAATTTACCATGGCTTCATTAAGTTCTTGTTTTACTGCTATGGCAATATCATCTTTACGTTCAAAAACATCATCTAGTTTCATTTTTGGTACTTCGGCACGAACAACATCAAAAACATAAGATGTAATTTGATCATGTGGATTTTCTAATTTATAAAAAGCATCGTATACTTTTTCTTTAATTACCTGAAATTGAACAGAGATTTTAAGACGTACAAATACATCATCTTTTGTTTTGGTTTCGACAAGAACATCAAGCTGTTGGATTTTTAGATTGATTCGTCCGGCGATTCTATCAAAAATCGGAATTTTAAAATGTAATCCCGAGTTTCTGATACTCAAAAATTTACCAAATCGCTCAACCACTGCAGAGGTTTGTTGTTTTACGGTGAATATACCTGAAAGCAGAATGATAAATCCGAGAATTACTATTGGAATTAAAAATAGTCCCATTGTTTTATATATTAAGAGTTAAAAGTTTTTCTGAAAATCAATGTACTAATAAATTGTAAATGATTGATCGTTATTTTGAAATTGTTATCATAGCTATATATGTATTTGCTAAAAAAGAAATGTCAACAACTTCCCAGCCTTCTTTAGAGAACTTGTTCATAGCATTTTCTGCCTTTTCTCTAAGCTTTTCTGAAGACCAATTTTCTGATATACGTATAACTTTATATTGTTTCCCCATAGTTTAATAGTTTAGTGCAGTTACTGTATCAGTATAGTAATTTTGATATATGTTACATTTTAGGAGAAAAGAATTATAGATAAGTAAACCATCACTTTTTTGGGCATAATCATCACAATCTTTTTTTAGAATACTAATTTGTTTTATGATTCTGGTATGTTAGCACCCTTTAATTTAAAAGGTAAAATAATGAAAATAATGAAAAAATTATTACTTGTAGTATTAATAACAATCTTTATTTCTTCTTGTAACAGTAAGCTTTCGTTCGATGCAAAAGGATTTGAAGGAGTAGAGGAGAACTTAAAAAGTAAATTTGGAGATAATGCTTTTTATACCGAACTATCAATTACATATGTTGAGCAAGTAGGAACCATAATTACTACAACAGTAACCAAAGATCCGTCGTCATTAAAAATGGAAAGTTGGAATTTTAGTAACAGCTCATGGTCGCAAACAGCAGATGTTACTCTCGAATTATCTGGCGGTAAGGCTCAAGATTTTATGTTTAATTTAAATGAAGAGGTAGACTTAAGTAAACTAGGAGAACTTGTAGAAAGTTCTATAAAAAAACTTAAAGAAGAGAAAGATATTAGTGCAGTTGTTTTGAATATAACTTCTATCATGGCACCTGATGATGGAGATAAGTCAAAGATGAATTATTTCATTCAATTAAAACCAGAAAATGGAGGGACTGATTTTACTTTCGTTTATAATTTGGATGGAACATTAGAAAAATTCGATTATTAAAAGTCATTAATAATATTACAGGTCACTATTAGTATGAAATAGTGACCTGTATTTTTTTACTAGTTTTTCTCGATGGCGTTTTCTATTCTTTTAGTAGTTTCTTTTTTACCGATCATAGACGCAATTTGAAATAAATCTGGCCCTTGAAGCGAACCGACTAAAGCTATACGAAGTGGCATCATGATTTTGCCAAAACCAATTTCTTTCCCTGCAATCCACCCTTTTACAATAGTTGAAACATTATCTTCTGAGAAATCTGAAATGTCATTTAGTATTCGTGTTAACTCGTGCATTAAACCTGGCGTATCTTGTTTCCAAGCCTTTTTAATGGCCTTTTCATCATATTCACTGGGTGATAAAAAGTAAAAATGACTAAGATCCCAAAAATCTTTGGTGAATGTAGCCCGTTCTTTTATCGTATCTATAATAACATTAAGATCTAAGGTTGTAGAAATGTTTTTTTCAGATAAAATGACCTCAAATTGTTGGGACAATATAGTACTATCGATTTTTTGTAACTGTTGCTGTTGAAACCATTTAGTTTTTTCTGGATCGAATTTGGCACCTGCTTTATTAACACGTTTTAAGTCAAATTCTTTGATTAACTCCTGTAAAGAAAATAATTCTTGTTCTGTACCTGGATTCCACCCTAAAAAGGCAAGCATATTAACAACAGCTTCGGGTAAGTAGCCATCTTCACGATATCCAGAAGAGATACTTTGACTTTTTGGATCTACCCATTGTAATGGGAATACCGGAAATCCCATTTTATCACCATCTCTTTTGCTAAGTTTTCCTTTACCTACAGGTTTAAGAATGAGAGGTAAATGTGCAAAACTTGGAGCCTCCCAACCAAATGAGCGGTACAAAAGAACATGAAGCGCTAAGGATGGTAACCATTCTTCTCCTCGAATCACATGTGTAATTTTCATTAAATGATCATCTACAATATTAGCAAGATGATATGTAGGCATCCCATCACTTTTAAATAAGATTTTATCATCTAGAACATTAGTGTCAATACTTATGTCTCCACGGATTTCATCTGTAAGATGTAAAATCTCATCTTTAGGAGATTTAAACCTAATAACGTAAGATTCTCCAGAGTTAATTTTTGCCGTTACTTCATCTTCAGATAAGGATAGAGAATTGGTAAGTTTTTCTCTGTTATGCCAATTATAAATAAATGTCTTGCCATAGGCTTCGTGATCTTTTCTATGACTATCAAGAGCTTCAGTAGTATCAAAAGCAAAATATGCGTGACCTTCTTTTATTAATTGATCTGCATATTGCTTGTATAAATGTTTACGTTCGCTTTGTCTATACGGTCCAAATCCTCCATTTTTTCCTGGTCCTTCATCGAATGGAATACTACACCAATCGAGCGCTTCTTTAATATAATCTTCGGCACCAGGAACGTATCTGTTTTGATCGGTGTCTTCTATTCTAAGAACAAAGGTTCCATTATGTTGCTTGGCAAAGAGGTAGTTAAATAATGCAGTTCTCACACCTCCTATATGTAAGGGTCCGGTAGGACTTGGTGCAAATCGTACCCTAATGTCTTTTGTCATGATTGTGTTTTTTAAACTTTAAAAAGTCTTACAAATAAATAGCAAAGATACAATCTTAAATATGCTATGGAAATGATTTTGCGGGATAACCCATGAAATTCTTATTACCTTTTAAATACTTTTCATTTCACGTGGAACGCGTTTATTCATAATCAAAAACCACAGGGGAGGGAGTAATGATAATACCATAGATGTAGGATAACCAAAAGGTAATTGAGGACTTTTATCATGATGATCTAAAATTTGATATTTTTTTGATGCTCTGTGATGATGATCACTATGTCGTGTTAGTTCATACAACATAATTCTTCCCAAAGTATGATTCGAGTTCCATGAATGAATTTCCCTTACACGTTCATAACGACCAGAGTTTTCTTTCTTTCTTACTAAACCATAATGCTCAATATAGTTAATAGTTTCAAGTAATAGGAAGCCGGTTACTCCACTTAAAACTGCAACCAGCAATCCTAAAAGACCAAAGAAATAGGTAAGTGATGTTAGATATAGAAGAGTAATAAAAAAATAGCAGAGCATATCATTTTTTATAGAGAAGAAAGTTTGATTGTTTTGTTTTAGTAATTTGAATTGTATTTTCCAGGCATTTATGTATTGCCGTATAGTCGAAGTTATCCAAAAAAAATAGACAGGTTGATTATATCTTGCTGTGGCGGGATCTTCTTTAGTAGCCACGTTTAAGTGATGACCAAAATTATGCTCTATATAAAAATGCATATACAGCGATGGAAGAAGAAGAGCTTTGCCTATATATCTTTCTTTTGTATATCGATGACCTAATTCGTGTCCGACATTTATTCCGTTTGATCCCAAAACAATACCTAATGAAATAATGATACCTATAATTTCATGAGTTTTTAGATTAGACGTAGTACAGGTAAAAATGCCGAAGAGTAAAATACTATAAACAATAGGAAGGTTGATATAAAGCATCCAGTCGAATATCTTTTTTTTGGATTGTAATATTTTGTGTTCGTCGTTTAAATTTTTGGTTGATGAATTTGTAAATAATTCTAGTATAGGAATTAATCCAAAGGCGTACATAGGTGTTAGATAGGTATAAATTCCTTGTAACCAAATACCAATAATTGCCATAAATGGTATTGTGAATGCACAAATATATTTAAGATCTCTCATAACAACTTATGTTCTAGGTGATTGAATTATCATAAATATAACAATTCTATTAAAAATAAAATTGTAGATTTAGTGGTTAATGAAAAAGGAAGGTATAAAATATGGATAATTTTCAGTTCATAAAAAGCAAGTTAGAGCAGTTCACAAGAAAATACTATGTCAATGAACTTATAAAAGGTGTTATTCTTTTTTTCGCTATTGGTGTTTTATATTTTTTAATAACACTACTTGTTGAGAATTTTTTGTGGCTTAGTAGACTAGGAAGAACTATATTATTTTGGCTTTTTATTACAGTCGAGCTCGGTTTGTTTGTGAAATTTATACTAGTACCAATTGCTAAACTATTTAAGCTTACAAGAGGAATTGATTATGAAAAAGCATCTGGTATAATTGGAAATCATTTTCCCGAAGTAAGTGATAGACTTTTAAACCTATTACAATTAAGTGAAAATGAAAATTCATCTGCTTTGTTACTAGCAAGTATTGAACAAAAGTCAAATGAACTAAAACCAATTCCTTTTAAGTTGGCTATTAACTTAAAGAAGAATGCTAAATATCTTAAATACGCAGCGATTCCTGTAGCTATATTCCTACTATTGTTTGTTTTTAATAAAACAGGTTGGATCTCTGATAGCTATAAAAGAGTGGTAAATTATGAAGTAGCTTATGAGCCACCTGCACCTTTTCAATTTTTTATAGTTAATAAAGATTTGAACGCATTCGAAAATAAGGATTTTGTTCTTAAAGTAAGAACAGCTGGTGATATAGTTCCTGATAATGCTACAATTACATATAATGATGAAATCTATTTTTTAAAAAATGTAGGCATAGGTGAGTTTGAATATAGGTTTATTCAACCAAAAGAATCTTTAGAATTTGTTATAAGTGCGAACGAAGTAAATTCGATACCACATCGTTTATTGGTGGTTCCAATTCCAGCTTTACTTAATTTTGAAATGAAATTGGATTATCCTGGTTATACTAAGAAAGTTGACGAAATTTTAAAAAGTTCGGGTAACGCAACTATCCCAGAAGGAACAAAAGTTAATTGGATTGTTTACACGAGAAACACAGATAAAGTAGAATTAAAAACTAAGGATTCTGTTATTCCTTTGGCAAAGAATGGAACCGATTTTTCTTACCAAAAACTAGTGTATTCTAATTTGGATTACCAAATCACTACCTCTAACCAGAATGTAAAAGATCATGATAATTTGGCGTTTAATCTTAATGTGATTAAAGATCAATATCCAGAGTTGAATTTGAAATCTGAAAAGGATTCTGTAGATAATCAAACCATTTATTTCTTTGGTAGAATAAGTGATGACTATGGATTAAATAAACTGAGGTTGGTATATTATGACCGGGATAATGCATCGGATATTAAGATTAAAAATATAGCTATTAATAAAACTGTTTTTGATGAATTTATTTATGCTTTTCCGGCTGGAATTGATTTAGTAGAAGGGCGTAATTATGAGTTTTATTTTGAGGTTTTTGATAATGATGTGATTCATAATTATAAGAGTACAAAAAGCCAGGTGTTCAATTTTAGACAACTCACTAAAGAAGAAAAAGAAAACGATTTGTTGAAAAAACAGAATGAAGCAATTTCTGGATTGAATAAGTCATTAGACAAATTTAAGGAACAAGAAGAGGAATTGAAAAGCTTAAGTAAAACCCAAAAAGAGAAAAAGAATTTAGATTTTAATGATAAGAAAAAACTTGAGGATTTTTTGAAAAGACAAAAAGAGCAGGAGAAAATGATGCAGGATTTTTCTAAAAAATTAAAAGACAATCTGAACCAGTTAGAGAATAGAGAAAAAGAAGAACCTTTTAAAGATGCATTAAAAGAAAGGCTCGAAAGAAACGAGGAAAAACTTAAAAAGAATGAAAAACTTTTAGAAGAGATTGAACGTCTAGCAGATAAAATTAAGAAGGAAGAGTTAACAAAGAAACTGGAAGAGTTAGGTAAGGAAAATAAAAACATAAAGAAGAACCTGGAACAATTATTAGAATTAACCAAGCGATATTATGTGATAGAAAAACATGAGAAATTGGTTAAAGAGTTAGAGGATTTGTCCAAAAGACAAGAAGAATTATCTGAGAAAAAAGAAGAAGAGAACACAAAACAAAAGCAGGATGAATTAAATAAAGAGTTTGAAAATTTCCAAAAAGAAATGGAAAAACTTAGGAAGGAAAATGAAGATTTAAAAAAGCCGATGAGTCTGGATCAGAAAAAGGAAGATGAAAATGAAATAAAAAAAGAACAACAGAAGGCAAGTGAAAACCTGGATAAAGAAAATAAATCAGACGCTAAGAAGAATCAGAAAAGTGCTGCTCAGAAAATGAAGCAGATGAGCAATGGCATGATGAAGCAAATGCAAATGGCAGGTGGAGAACAACAGCAAGAAGATATGGAAATGTTAAGACAGATATTGGATAATCTGGTAGATTTTTCTATAGGACAAGAAGGTTTAATGAAGAAGTTTAAAGGTATAGATATTAATAATCCAAGCTATTCGTCTAAGCTTAGAAAGCAAAGTATATTAAGAGAGAATTTTATACATATAGACGATAGTCTTTATGCTTTGGCATTACGTACTCCACAAATAACAGAAGTGGTAACACAAAAATTAACAGACATAGAATTTAATATAGATAAGTCATTAGAGAGGTTGGCAGAAAACCAAGTTGTTCAGGGTTCGGCTAATCAACAGTATACTGTTACCGGTTCTAATGATTTGGCATATTTGCTAAGCAGAACTTTGGATCAGATGCAAAATAGTATGTCGGCATCGGGAAGTAAAGGAAAAAGTGGTTCTAATGAGTTTCAATTACCAGACATTATAAAGAAGCAAGAAGAATTGAATAAGAAGATGGAAGAGGGAGCGGAAAAAGGAAAGAAGAAAGGAGATAAGAAGGGAGAACAAAAAGGAAGCAAACAAGGAGAAAAACAAGGCAAGGAAGGTAAGGGTAGTGGTAAACAAGGAAATGAAAAGGGGGGCAAAGAAGGTAATAAAAACGATGGTAATGATAAAAATGGAGAAGGAGAGTCGCAGATGCAAAAGGAAGATATGAATGGTGAGTTATATGAAATATACAAACAGCAACAACAACTTAGAAATGCTTTACAAGATAAAATACGAAGAGAAGGAAAAGGTAATAAGATAGGAAGTAGTTTGTTGCGTAAAATGGAAGAGGTAGAGCAGGAACTTTTGGAAAAAGGATTTAATGAAAGAACATTGTCAAAAATGCTTAATTTAAAACATGAATTATTAAAATTAGAAGATGCTACGTTAGAGCAAGGTGAAGAAGAAAAAAGAGAAAGTAAAACAAATCAAGTACAATTTGGCAATCAAAACTCCCAGCAATTAGAGAAGGCAAAACAATATTTTAATACTACTGAAATATTAAATAGACAAGTATTACCTTTGCGGCAAAATTATAAGCAAAAGGTGCAAGAGTATTTCAAGAAAGACAATGATTAATTTTTTTTACGAGACAAATATAGAGTTACCAAATGAGGCCGCATTATCTTCTTGGATTACTGCTGTTATTTCGTCAGAGAACAAAACAGAAGGAGAGATAAATTTTATCTTATGTGATGATGAGTATCTACTTAAAATTAATCAGGATTTTTTGAATCATGATACATTCACAGACATTATAAGTTTTGATAATACTATGGGTGATCAACTAAATGGTGATATATTTATTTCTGAAGAAAGAGTAGCAGAGAATGCGAAGGAGTTTGTGGTTTCTGTTGAGGAAGAAATGAGACGGGTTTTGGTACATGGTATATTGCATTTTTGCGGTTATAAGGATAAGCTTGAAGAAGAGAAAAAGCTTATGAGACAAAAAGAAAATGAAAAATTATTAATGTTCCACGTGGAACATTAATATGTAATAAGTGGTAATAAAGCAACAGTTGTTCCACGTGGAACAACTGTTTTTTTGAATAATAAAATGGTGTTCCACGTGGAACAATAGAATATAAATTATGTTTGATAAGGAGTATGATGTTATAGTGGTGGGTGCAGGTCATGCCGGAAGTGAGGCGGCAGCGTCAGCTGCCAATTTAGGATGTAGCACTTTGCTTATTACAATGAATTTGCAAAACATAGCGCAAATGAGTTGTAACCCTGCTATGGGTGGAATTGCAAAAGGGCAAATAGTAAGGGAGATAGATGCACTTGGTGGATACAGCGGAATTGTGAGTGACCGTACCGCGATACAATTTAAAATGTTGAACAAGTCAAAAGGACCTGCGATGTGGAGTCCAAGAGTTCAAAGTGACAGAATGCGTTTTGCCGAAGAATGGAGACTGTTGTTAGAACAAACTCCTAATTTGGATTTTTATCAAGAGATGGTGAGCGGGATTTTGGTTGAAGATGGAAAAATAAAAGGAGTTAAAACTTCTTTAGGATTGGAAGTAAAAGCAAAGACGGTTGTGCTAACCAATGGAACATTTTTGAATGGATTAATTCATATCGGAGAGAAGCAATTTGGTGGAGGTAGAGCTGGAGAAAAAGCAGCAACTGGTATAACAGAACAGTTGATTAATTTTGGTTTTGATGCCGGACGAATGAAAACAGGAAC is a window encoding:
- a CDS encoding glutamine--tRNA ligase/YqeY domain fusion protein, with protein sequence MSEEKKPLNFIEHIVEEDLTTGMSTENLRFRFPPEPNGYLHIGHTKAIGISFGLGLRYNAPVNLRFDDTNPAKEEQEYVDAIKEDITWLGYQWDKECYSSDYFQQLYDWTVRLIKDGKAYVDSQSAETIASQKGTTTEPGTNSPYRDRSVKENLELFQKMKEGEFNEGDHVVRAKIDMADPNMLMRDPLMYRILKKSHHRTGDDWCIYPMYDWTHGESDYIENISHSLCSLEFKPHRKLYDWFLDQVYSTNIRPKQREFARLNLSYTIMSKRKLLKLVKEGVVSGWDDPRMPTISALRRRGYTPTSIRKFVETVGVAKRENVIDVSLLEFCVREDLNKTAPRVMAVLDPVKLVITNYPKGEEEWLEAENNPEDEAAGSRKIPFSGELYIEREDFKEEAGRKFFRLTLGKEVRLKNAYIIKGERVIKDAEGNITEIQCTYDPKSKSGSGTEESKRNVKGTLHWVSISHAIPSKVRIYDRLFNDEAPDGHKDKDFVEFLNPDSLKIITGYIEPSLKDVKPLDQFQFQRLGYFNVDIDSKPDALVFNKTVGLRDTWAKVKPVSIDQNNQNKPQNQQKGIPAIEEIKRAGKKYTNVPDIKREGLKIKIIEAAKTVEIEELVPLYETAVKKAGTRIATMIALSEILKNKGIQPDQLAKDFVTKALEDKNELLQLEAKKVASNYNI
- a CDS encoding SPFH domain-containing protein is translated as MGLFLIPIVILGFIILLSGIFTVKQQTSAVVERFGKFLSIRNSGLHFKIPIFDRIAGRINLKIQQLDVLVETKTKDDVFVRLKISVQFQVIKEKVYDAFYKLENPHDQITSYVFDVVRAEVPKMKLDDVFERKDDIAIAVKQELNEAMVNYGYDIIKTLVTDIDPDMQVKEAMNRINAAEREKVAAEYEAEAERIKIVAKARAEAESKRLQGQGIADQRREIARGLEESVDVLNNVGINSQEASALIVVTQHYDTLQSIGEETNSNLILLPNSPQAGSDMLNNMIASFTASNQIGEEMKKQNAKKGLGKKPDNN
- a CDS encoding DUF4177 domain-containing protein, coding for MGKQYKVIRISENWSSEKLREKAENAMNKFSKEGWEVVDISFLANTYIAMITISK
- the gltX gene encoding glutamate--tRNA ligase, whose product is MTKDIRVRFAPSPTGPLHIGGVRTALFNYLFAKQHNGTFVLRIEDTDQNRYVPGAEDYIKEALDWCSIPFDEGPGKNGGFGPYRQSERKHLYKQYADQLIKEGHAYFAFDTTEALDSHRKDHEAYGKTFIYNWHNREKLTNSLSLSEDEVTAKINSGESYVIRFKSPKDEILHLTDEIRGDISIDTNVLDDKILFKSDGMPTYHLANIVDDHLMKITHVIRGEEWLPSLALHVLLYRSFGWEAPSFAHLPLILKPVGKGKLSKRDGDKMGFPVFPLQWVDPKSQSISSGYREDGYLPEAVVNMLAFLGWNPGTEQELFSLQELIKEFDLKRVNKAGAKFDPEKTKWFQQQQLQKIDSTILSQQFEVILSEKNISTTLDLNVIIDTIKERATFTKDFWDLSHFYFLSPSEYDEKAIKKAWKQDTPGLMHELTRILNDISDFSEDNVSTIVKGWIAGKEIGFGKIMMPLRIALVGSLQGPDLFQIASMIGKKETTKRIENAIEKN
- a CDS encoding alkane 1-monooxygenase; amino-acid sequence: MRDLKYICAFTIPFMAIIGIWLQGIYTYLTPMYAFGLIPILELFTNSSTKNLNDEHKILQSKKKIFDWMLYINLPIVYSILLFGIFTCTTSNLKTHEIIGIIISLGIVLGSNGINVGHELGHRYTKERYIGKALLLPSLYMHFYIEHNFGHHLNVATKEDPATARYNQPVYFFWITSTIRQYINAWKIQFKLLKQNNQTFFSIKNDMLCYFFITLLYLTSLTYFFGLLGLLVAVLSGVTGFLLLETINYIEHYGLVRKKENSGRYERVREIHSWNSNHTLGRIMLYELTRHSDHHHRASKKYQILDHHDKSPQLPFGYPTSMVLSLLPPLWFLIMNKRVPREMKSI
- the ybeY gene encoding rRNA maturation RNase YbeY; protein product: MINFFYETNIELPNEAALSSWITAVISSENKTEGEINFILCDDEYLLKINQDFLNHDTFTDIISFDNTMGDQLNGDIFISEERVAENAKEFVVSVEEEMRRVLVHGILHFCGYKDKLEEEKKLMRQKENEKLLMFHVEH